Proteins co-encoded in one Prevotella sp. E13-27 genomic window:
- a CDS encoding HU family DNA-binding protein, translated as MAVFIKLRKDSMSANKAHHKYYAHMVSTGEVGTEELAEAIQENTTFKRGEVRGIIDELVSEMKRQLSRGQTVCLDGFGRFHLSVESEGVDDPKDFNIGKNIKRVKCKFHPAGSRQGVKNGKVTQLFGDGVDVKWFPED; from the coding sequence ATGGCTGTTTTCATAAAACTTAGAAAGGACTCGATGAGCGCCAACAAAGCCCATCATAAGTATTATGCCCATATGGTTTCAACTGGTGAGGTAGGAACCGAGGAGCTGGCAGAGGCTATCCAAGAGAACACTACATTCAAGCGTGGCGAAGTGCGCGGCATCATAGACGAGCTGGTGAGCGAGATGAAGCGCCAGCTGTCACGTGGACAGACAGTATGTCTCGACGGCTTCGGGCGTTTCCATCTATCAGTGGAAAGCGAAGGCGTTGATGACCCAAAGGACTTCAACATTGGCAAAAACATCAAACGAGTGAAATGCAAGTTTCACCCCGCCGGCTCTCGACAGGGCGTGAAGAACGGCAAGGTGACACAGCTCTTCGGTGACGGAGTAGATGTGAAATGGTTCCCTGAGGATTAG
- a CDS encoding IS4 family transposase produces the protein MNAGNTVFSQLMSLIPDYELRKCIDRYRGDFHARRFTCRDQFLVMSYAQLTSSASLRSIEAQLTAFNSKLYHAGLKVMPKSTLADMNEKKDWRIYQDYAMVLVERAKVLYKDEYYRLGIDNMVYAFDSSTINLCLHLCPWAKFHHDKGAFKMHTLIDVKNNIPNFIMLTPGNVHDTQAMDSLPVEAGAYYLMDKGYVDFDRLFRLFQQQKAYFVTRAKDNMKYSVFEAREVDRQTGVISDESISLTGLFTAKKYPDLLRLVVYEDFAQNVVYRFLTNDFTLEAITIAELYRERWTIETFFKWIKQHLHIKTFYGTSQNAVFTQIWIAICDYLLLIIALKMYHIEQNLYIFSNVIGQVLFERTPLNELFDKPIINQNPEDDRQLSLW, from the coding sequence ATGAATGCCGGAAATACTGTATTCTCGCAACTGATGTCTCTCATCCCTGACTACGAGCTCAGGAAATGTATTGACAGATATAGAGGGGATTTTCATGCAAGACGATTCACTTGCCGTGACCAGTTCCTTGTCATGAGTTATGCTCAGCTGACCAGCAGCGCAAGCCTTCGTAGCATAGAGGCTCAGTTGACTGCTTTCAACTCCAAGTTGTATCATGCCGGTCTGAAGGTGATGCCCAAGTCCACTCTCGCCGACATGAACGAGAAGAAGGACTGGCGTATCTATCAGGACTACGCAATGGTACTTGTCGAGAGGGCTAAAGTCCTGTATAAAGATGAATACTATCGGTTGGGAATTGACAATATGGTGTATGCCTTTGACAGCAGTACCATCAACCTGTGTCTGCATCTCTGTCCATGGGCGAAGTTCCATCATGACAAAGGTGCTTTCAAGATGCACACTTTGATTGATGTAAAGAACAACATACCCAACTTCATCATGCTTACTCCTGGCAATGTGCATGATACTCAGGCTATGGACAGCTTGCCTGTAGAAGCAGGGGCTTACTATCTGATGGATAAAGGCTATGTGGACTTTGACCGTCTGTTCCGTCTCTTCCAACAGCAGAAGGCTTACTTTGTAACCAGAGCAAAGGACAACATGAAATATTCCGTATTCGAGGCAAGAGAGGTTGACAGGCAGACTGGCGTCATCTCTGACGAGTCCATCAGTCTTACTGGTCTCTTTACAGCCAAGAAGTACCCTGATTTGTTGCGTCTGGTCGTCTATGAGGACTTTGCGCAGAACGTAGTGTATCGATTCCTGACGAATGACTTCACCCTTGAAGCAATTACCATTGCGGAACTGTACCGAGAGCGCTGGACTATCGAAACGTTCTTCAAATGGATCAAGCAGCACCTGCACATCAAGACGTTCTATGGGACGTCCCAAAACGCAGTCTTCACACAGATATGGATTGCCATCTGTGACTACCTGCTGCTTATTATTGCTCTGAAGATGTATCATATCGAACAAAATCTTTACATATTCTCTAATGTCATCGGCCAAGTTCTCTTTGAGAGGACTCCGCTGAATGAACTTTTTGACAAACCAATTATTAATCAAAATCCGGAAGATGACCGCCAACTTTCGCTTTGGTGA
- a CDS encoding glycoside hydrolase family 88 protein, whose translation MILSRNHIFTLILTCFAFVEAWGNTANGIPDNAGEPCVFTEGLRYSQLVINSRINDFKANTTAAGFGRFDAQGNMTETPSGTKTTLDYVPGLVAKAILETIDYYKDQEETDVRPWFYAVAHYGNSCDIPSNGKSGKSFDDLNGVKVYFKLSELAASGLFADTEDYSSAATIATANSRFAESRSGFQKANASYVIKESTLAEAAGGWWHKSSYKDQMWCDGLYMGAALLAQMLNEAVDYEPITSNDWDLVAKQFIISWRFLWSDDTRLLYHAFTADPSNSASSKWAGISAERGAEVYHSAEYWGRAVAWYFMALVDVLEQMQIAGLSDSENFITLSTCLEKLAAGVAAKQDAESGCWYQLLNHDGTFTATDYSSSYRYTSSPVTNYLESSCTAIFTAAFLKGMRLGLLNTDYSAVVKKAYRGFVEHFMVADGNGGVHLIGCCKSAGLGGSNYRDGSAAYYLMGKDTKPTSTSGSDFYTEGKVLGGFIMAATEYERLFNPITTAVTTPKSQLRHTQSVWSISGKKLSKEPKHQIYIKEGTKRVTF comes from the coding sequence ATGATACTATCAAGAAACCATATCTTTACGCTGATACTTACCTGCTTTGCCTTTGTTGAAGCATGGGGAAATACCGCCAACGGCATACCTGACAACGCAGGTGAACCTTGCGTTTTCACCGAGGGTCTGCGCTACTCACAACTTGTCATCAACAGCCGCATTAATGACTTTAAGGCTAACACCACGGCTGCAGGCTTTGGTCGCTTCGATGCTCAAGGCAACATGACGGAGACACCTTCTGGCACAAAAACTACACTCGACTATGTGCCAGGCCTCGTGGCAAAGGCCATCTTGGAAACGATAGACTATTACAAGGATCAAGAGGAGACCGACGTGCGTCCTTGGTTTTATGCCGTAGCCCATTATGGCAACTCATGCGATATTCCTTCGAACGGTAAGTCTGGCAAGAGTTTCGATGACCTGAATGGCGTGAAAGTCTATTTCAAACTTTCGGAACTGGCTGCAAGTGGACTGTTTGCCGACACTGAGGATTACTCCAGCGCTGCCACTATCGCCACGGCTAATAGCCGCTTTGCTGAAAGTAGGTCGGGCTTCCAGAAAGCGAATGCCTCGTATGTTATCAAAGAGAGTACGCTGGCCGAGGCTGCCGGTGGATGGTGGCACAAGTCATCATATAAAGATCAGATGTGGTGCGATGGCCTCTATATGGGTGCAGCATTGCTGGCACAGATGCTTAACGAGGCTGTGGACTATGAACCCATCACCTCTAACGACTGGGATCTTGTAGCAAAACAGTTCATCATCAGCTGGCGATTCCTCTGGAGCGATGACACCCGGTTGCTCTACCACGCTTTTACCGCCGACCCTTCTAACTCCGCATCCTCTAAGTGGGCAGGCATATCTGCCGAGAGAGGCGCTGAGGTCTATCACTCAGCCGAATACTGGGGACGCGCCGTGGCTTGGTATTTCATGGCACTGGTCGATGTTCTGGAACAGATGCAGATTGCAGGCCTCTCCGACTCGGAGAATTTCATTACCCTGAGCACCTGTCTGGAGAAACTCGCGGCAGGCGTCGCCGCCAAACAGGATGCCGAGAGTGGCTGCTGGTATCAGTTGCTGAACCACGACGGCACCTTCACCGCTACCGACTACAGTAGCAGTTACAGATACACATCGTCGCCCGTGACCAACTATCTTGAGTCATCATGCACAGCCATCTTCACTGCCGCCTTTCTGAAAGGTATGCGCCTGGGTCTCCTCAACACTGACTACAGCGCTGTGGTGAAGAAAGCCTATCGCGGCTTTGTGGAACATTTCATGGTGGCCGATGGCAATGGCGGAGTACACCTCATAGGCTGCTGCAAGTCGGCAGGCTTGGGTGGTAGCAACTACCGTGACGGCTCTGCCGCTTATTACCTCATGGGTAAGGACACCAAGCCTACCAGCACCTCTGGCAGCGATTTCTATACGGAAGGAAAAGTCCTGGGTGGCTTCATCATGGCTGCCACCGAATATGAGCGTCTTTTCAACCCCATCACCACAGCCGTCACCACTCCTAAGTCACAGCTTCGCCACACCCAATCTGTCTGGTCCATCAGCGGAAAGAAACTTTCAAAAGAGCCGAAGCATCAAATCTATATCAAAGAGGGAACAAAAAGAGTCACGTTTTAG
- a CDS encoding AAA domain-containing protein, whose product MEAKELYDICLSLAKADASKKGRQQMHEVLSLCCSEGTKGYAGCFGNMFSQIDFLCKQRGIGMTDRIALQTARRNAKEEPAKKSAEESNKQWRYDVRALTRFVSAVFKVDVPGELRKLLPSEPQQRESTLKADHSYVRCIVSSWDDTTITAESDDGELTIDYGSTEGGRDFVYLKRLLREGMQLNLLDCEKHDDSQTLLPRLIVVEPDFLVDISSIATCFTPYGHHPLLYTLNRLKERPNTQATLLGNFAGAALDDIIAAGHATSTAEEQLRSTLRRSFKEQAIRFAANTDFNADSFKKEARKQMANIREAVDYLFEHDNYDRKKALLEPSFICEKLGLQGRVDLMTKDMRLLVEQKSGKNMKIEHNSHDSHGLQKEDHYVQLLLYYGILHYNFGRTDQTVDNRLLYSRYEAKRGLLSVNNYRTLFREAIKLRNQIVATELFIAREGYGRIVSQLSPTIIYNGVKPDGYFTQYVLPELEQLRDSLARLSPLERAYYERMMTFVYNEQVCQKLGTPQTWMMHSSGATSDLWQMPLTEKLETGNIIMELRIKDKKRRNTYGGYDKITLKGDIPATLNFRRGDMVYLYTYRGEPDVRRSILYKGTLEKIAGDSITVVLTNGQQSADIFATNSGELWAIEHGGSDSGASGNIRSLQQFVTARPERRALLLGQREPRCDKRLHLTENYSNSYDTMLEKVKQSRDYFLLVGPPGTGKTSQALRFIVREELKEEGTLLLTAYTNRAIDEICDMLDNEQLDYLRLGNEASCDERFRNHLLESMISEDSRLDEIKATIDSMRIIVSTTSMLLTRPYIMQLKDFSLCIVDEASQILEPGLIGILSSDNIGRFVLIGDHKQLPAVVQQDEQTARVSEQCLRNIGITDCRQSLFERLIRWENSQGRTDFIATLNRQGRMHPEIAQFPFGHFYNEDNIQAVPLKHQKEEQLKYNGKDGDELDDTLSRHRVIFIDEPTPMKEAQLVALLLHRIKASVGNAFDASATAGVIVPYRHQIGLIRKELEAYNEPELLDVSIDTVERYQGSQRDVIIYSFAIEHAYQLDFLTANTVMDSDCAVDRKLNVAMTRARKQLIMTGSAKLLRRNDLFREIVEKYNFMHSGTDPIVL is encoded by the coding sequence GTGGAAGCAAAGGAGCTATACGACATTTGTCTATCACTGGCTAAGGCTGACGCATCAAAGAAAGGGCGCCAACAGATGCATGAGGTCCTCTCGCTGTGTTGCAGCGAGGGAACGAAGGGTTATGCAGGCTGCTTTGGAAATATGTTCTCACAGATAGACTTCCTGTGCAAACAACGAGGCATAGGCATGACAGACCGCATAGCTCTGCAGACAGCACGACGAAACGCGAAGGAAGAGCCGGCGAAGAAGAGCGCTGAGGAAAGCAACAAGCAGTGGCGATATGACGTGAGAGCGCTGACACGCTTTGTGTCGGCAGTCTTCAAAGTGGATGTTCCGGGCGAGTTGAGGAAGCTGTTGCCATCGGAGCCTCAACAACGCGAGAGCACGCTGAAGGCCGACCACAGCTATGTGAGATGTATAGTGAGCTCATGGGACGACACCACCATCACGGCAGAAAGTGATGACGGCGAGCTGACGATAGACTATGGCTCGACAGAGGGCGGACGCGACTTCGTTTATCTGAAAAGGCTTCTGCGTGAGGGCATGCAACTGAACCTGCTCGACTGCGAGAAACACGACGACTCACAGACGCTGCTACCACGACTGATAGTGGTTGAGCCCGACTTCCTGGTAGATATATCATCGATAGCCACATGCTTCACTCCATATGGCCATCATCCCCTACTCTACACACTAAACAGACTGAAAGAGCGCCCGAACACCCAAGCCACGCTGCTGGGTAACTTTGCCGGCGCTGCCCTCGACGACATCATAGCAGCAGGACACGCCACATCGACAGCCGAAGAACAGTTGCGCTCAACATTGAGACGATCATTCAAGGAGCAGGCCATTCGCTTCGCCGCCAACACGGACTTCAATGCCGACAGCTTCAAGAAAGAAGCGCGGAAACAGATGGCGAACATTCGCGAGGCGGTGGACTATCTCTTCGAGCACGACAACTACGACCGAAAGAAGGCGCTGCTCGAGCCATCGTTCATCTGCGAGAAGCTCGGACTACAGGGACGTGTGGACCTGATGACAAAGGACATGCGCCTGCTGGTGGAGCAGAAGTCGGGCAAGAACATGAAGATAGAGCACAACAGCCATGACAGCCACGGTCTGCAGAAAGAGGACCACTACGTGCAACTGCTGCTTTACTATGGAATACTGCACTATAACTTCGGACGGACGGATCAGACCGTTGACAACCGTCTGCTGTACTCGCGCTACGAGGCAAAGCGCGGACTGCTGTCGGTGAACAACTACCGCACGCTGTTCCGCGAAGCCATAAAGCTGCGCAATCAGATTGTAGCCACGGAGCTGTTCATTGCCCGCGAGGGTTACGGACGCATAGTGTCACAGCTCAGTCCCACTATAATATATAATGGTGTAAAGCCCGACGGATATTTCACACAGTATGTGCTGCCTGAGCTGGAACAGCTTCGCGACAGCCTCGCAAGACTGAGTCCACTGGAACGTGCCTACTATGAGCGCATGATGACTTTTGTCTATAATGAGCAGGTATGCCAGAAGCTGGGCACGCCACAGACATGGATGATGCACAGCAGCGGAGCCACGAGCGACCTGTGGCAGATGCCACTGACAGAGAAGCTGGAGACGGGCAACATAATCATGGAGCTGAGAATAAAAGACAAGAAGCGCCGCAACACCTATGGGGGCTACGATAAGATAACGCTGAAGGGCGACATACCGGCAACGCTGAACTTCCGCCGCGGCGACATGGTCTATCTCTACACCTATCGCGGTGAGCCTGACGTGAGACGAAGCATACTGTACAAAGGAACACTGGAGAAGATTGCGGGCGACAGCATAACGGTGGTACTCACCAATGGTCAGCAGAGTGCTGACATATTCGCAACGAACAGCGGAGAGCTGTGGGCCATAGAACATGGCGGAAGCGACTCGGGAGCATCGGGCAACATACGCTCGCTGCAGCAGTTTGTAACAGCCCGACCAGAGCGACGCGCACTACTGCTCGGACAGCGCGAGCCACGTTGCGACAAGCGTCTGCATCTGACTGAGAACTACAGCAACAGCTATGACACAATGCTTGAGAAGGTTAAGCAGTCGCGCGACTATTTCCTGCTTGTGGGACCTCCAGGTACAGGCAAGACATCGCAGGCGCTGCGCTTCATTGTAAGGGAAGAGTTGAAGGAAGAAGGCACGCTGCTGCTGACAGCCTATACCAACCGTGCCATTGACGAGATATGCGACATGCTCGACAACGAGCAGCTCGACTACCTCAGACTTGGCAACGAGGCATCGTGCGACGAGCGTTTCCGCAACCATCTGCTTGAGTCGATGATCAGCGAAGACAGCCGTCTTGATGAGATAAAAGCCACGATTGACAGCATGCGCATCATTGTGAGCACCACGTCAATGCTGCTGACACGTCCATACATAATGCAACTGAAAGACTTCTCGCTGTGCATAGTCGATGAAGCATCGCAGATACTTGAGCCAGGACTAATAGGAATACTGAGCAGCGACAACATTGGGCGCTTCGTGCTCATAGGCGACCACAAGCAGCTGCCTGCCGTGGTGCAGCAGGACGAGCAGACAGCAAGAGTGAGCGAACAGTGCCTGCGCAACATAGGCATCACCGACTGCCGACAGTCACTGTTTGAGAGACTCATAAGATGGGAGAACAGTCAGGGACGCACAGACTTCATTGCGACGCTGAACCGTCAAGGGCGCATGCACCCAGAGATAGCACAGTTCCCCTTCGGGCACTTCTACAACGAAGACAACATACAGGCTGTACCACTGAAACACCAGAAAGAGGAGCAGCTGAAATATAATGGAAAAGACGGTGATGAACTTGATGACACACTGTCGCGCCACCGTGTGATTTTCATAGACGAGCCAACGCCAATGAAGGAAGCACAGCTCGTAGCGCTGTTGCTACACAGGATAAAGGCATCCGTCGGCAATGCCTTCGATGCCTCTGCCACAGCAGGCGTCATTGTGCCCTATCGCCACCAGATAGGCCTTATACGCAAGGAGCTTGAAGCCTACAACGAGCCAGAGTTGCTGGACGTGAGCATAGACACTGTGGAACGCTATCAGGGGTCACAGCGCGACGTGATCATCTATTCGTTTGCCATAGAGCATGCCTACCAGCTCGACTTCCTCACCGCGAACACCGTCATGGACAGCGACTGCGCCGTGGACCGCAAACTCAACGTTGCCATGACACGAGCCCGCAAACAGCTCATCATGACTGGCTCAGCCAAACTGCTGCGCCGCAACGACCTGTTCCGCGAAATAGTAGAGAAATATAACTTTATGCACAGCGGAACCGACCCTATTGTGCTCTAA
- a CDS encoding DNA cytosine methyltransferase, whose amino-acid sequence MLKKKYNVLDLFCGCGGLSKGFEMAGYNILLGVDFNEPALRTYAYNHHGSKTLCGDLSAPDTFKHIDKLVEGNVIDVIIGGPPCQGFSLTGPRQFDDERNKLYLAMIETVRRYKPKAFLIENVPGMATLYKGEVRDEIIRRFTSMGYSVSNQILCSADYGVPQIRKRLVFVGLLNSKEIFQFPEPYLKPDEYITCEQAIGDLPSLEHTLGSDVSEYEMEPQTEYQKLMRGSCNVLHNHKSIDHKQFVKDTIALVPDGGNYKDLPPGVGESRIFHMAWTRYCSYKPSRTIDTGHRNNFHYKWNRCPTVRECARLQSFPDDFVFLGNKGQQDKQVGNAVPCLMAKAIGVELLKYLK is encoded by the coding sequence ATGTTAAAGAAGAAATACAACGTACTGGATCTGTTTTGTGGATGTGGCGGTCTGTCAAAGGGATTTGAAATGGCAGGCTACAACATTCTTCTGGGAGTAGATTTCAATGAACCTGCACTAAGAACTTACGCTTACAATCATCATGGCAGTAAGACACTCTGTGGCGATTTATCTGCTCCTGACACATTCAAACATATTGACAAACTCGTAGAAGGCAACGTAATAGATGTTATCATTGGTGGACCACCATGTCAAGGATTTAGTTTGACAGGGCCAAGGCAGTTTGATGACGAGCGTAACAAACTATACCTTGCGATGATTGAAACTGTCAGAAGGTATAAACCCAAAGCATTCCTGATTGAAAATGTTCCAGGTATGGCAACATTGTACAAAGGTGAAGTCCGTGATGAGATAATAAGACGTTTCACCTCTATGGGCTATTCCGTGAGCAATCAAATATTGTGTTCTGCAGACTATGGGGTTCCCCAAATTAGGAAACGACTTGTATTTGTTGGATTGCTGAATTCAAAAGAGATATTCCAATTCCCTGAACCATATTTGAAACCAGATGAGTACATCACTTGTGAACAGGCAATTGGAGACCTTCCTAGTCTTGAACATACGTTAGGGAGTGATGTTTCTGAGTATGAAATGGAACCTCAAACTGAATATCAAAAGTTGATGAGAGGTTCTTGCAATGTCCTTCACAACCATAAATCCATAGACCACAAGCAGTTTGTTAAAGATACAATTGCTTTAGTACCTGATGGAGGAAACTATAAAGACCTCCCACCAGGTGTCGGTGAAAGTAGAATTTTCCACATGGCCTGGACGAGGTACTGTAGCTATAAACCATCAAGGACTATAGATACAGGGCACAGGAATAATTTCCACTACAAATGGAATAGATGCCCAACAGTTAGAGAATGTGCCAGATTGCAGTCATTCCCTGATGATTTTGTTTTCTTGGGAAACAAAGGCCAACAAGACAAACAAGTAGGTAATGCAGTCCCTTGC
- a CDS encoding Na/Pi cotransporter family protein: protein MSILIVFKLLGSLALLMFGMKSMSEALQKMAGPQLRHVLGAMTTNRVTGMLTGTLVTASVQSSTATTVMTVSFVNAGLLTLAQAISVIMGANIGTTLTAWIMSAGMSFDITSAVYPAFFIGIILIYLKKYRYIGDFLFGLSFLLLGLGTLRVTGQDMHLGENQALLHFFASFDPTSFVTTIVFLLLGGLLTFCVQSSAAVMAITMILCSSGALPIYQGIALVLGENIGTTVTSNLAALSANTQARRAAFAHMFFNVFGVIWVLIAFRPFIDMVCGWVGYDVDMTKDAVSASAFMANAAKLTFVLAAFHTTFNVVNTAILIWFIPQIEKFVCWVIKPKRVDEEEDFRLHFITAGFMKTPELSVLEAQKEISSFSERMQRMFGMVQELLNLSSSAHSKDKNNEQDFNKLFSRIEKYESISDNMELEIARYLENVSDAHLSDETKAKIRAMLREVSELESIGDSCYNMARTINRKYSAKQDHFIEKQYEHLHQMMGLTDQSLTQMNQLLGGRKEAYNVNRTFNIENEINNYRNQLKAQNIIDVNNHEYTYAEGTIYIDLVNECEKLGDYVVNVVEARMGMRQREA from the coding sequence ATGTCTATTTTGATTGTTTTCAAACTGCTGGGCTCGCTCGCACTTCTCATGTTTGGTATGAAGTCCATGAGTGAGGCATTGCAAAAAATGGCAGGTCCACAGTTGCGCCATGTATTAGGCGCCATGACCACCAACCGCGTCACAGGCATGCTTACTGGTACACTCGTAACAGCATCTGTGCAGTCTTCAACAGCTACAACGGTGATGACCGTATCGTTCGTCAATGCCGGACTCTTGACGCTGGCGCAGGCCATCTCGGTCATCATGGGTGCAAACATCGGTACCACGCTAACTGCCTGGATCATGTCGGCAGGTATGTCGTTCGACATCACGAGTGCTGTCTATCCGGCTTTCTTCATTGGTATCATACTTATCTATCTGAAGAAATACCGATACATTGGTGACTTCCTCTTCGGTTTGTCATTCCTCTTGTTGGGTCTGGGCACACTGCGTGTCACCGGACAGGACATGCATCTTGGCGAGAATCAGGCATTGCTCCACTTCTTTGCATCGTTCGACCCGACATCGTTCGTGACGACCATTGTGTTCCTGCTCCTTGGCGGCTTGCTCACTTTCTGTGTACAGTCATCGGCAGCTGTGATGGCCATCACCATGATTCTCTGTTCAAGTGGTGCACTGCCCATCTATCAGGGCATAGCCCTCGTCTTGGGTGAGAACATCGGTACTACCGTCACCTCTAACCTCGCAGCTCTTTCTGCTAACACACAGGCACGTCGTGCTGCCTTTGCCCACATGTTCTTCAACGTGTTTGGCGTCATCTGGGTACTCATTGCTTTCCGTCCATTCATAGATATGGTGTGCGGATGGGTTGGCTATGATGTGGACATGACTAAAGACGCTGTTTCTGCATCTGCTTTCATGGCCAATGCAGCTAAGCTGACATTTGTGCTGGCTGCTTTCCATACCACTTTCAATGTTGTCAACACAGCCATCCTTATCTGGTTCATTCCACAGATAGAGAAGTTTGTGTGCTGGGTTATCAAACCAAAGCGTGTGGACGAGGAAGAGGATTTCCGCTTGCATTTCATCACTGCCGGCTTCATGAAGACCCCAGAGCTTTCAGTCCTCGAGGCACAGAAAGAGATTTCATCGTTCTCAGAGCGTATGCAGCGCATGTTCGGCATGGTTCAGGAACTGCTCAACCTCTCTTCTTCTGCACACAGCAAGGATAAGAACAATGAGCAGGACTTCAACAAGCTCTTCTCGCGTATAGAGAAATATGAGAGCATCTCCGACAATATGGAGCTCGAGATAGCACGTTACTTGGAGAACGTGTCAGACGCTCATCTTTCTGATGAGACCAAGGCCAAGATTCGCGCCATGCTTCGTGAGGTCAGCGAGCTGGAGTCTATTGGCGACTCTTGCTACAACATGGCTCGCACCATTAACCGTAAGTATTCTGCCAAGCAGGATCACTTCATTGAGAAGCAGTATGAGCATCTGCATCAGATGATGGGACTCACCGACCAGTCTCTTACCCAGATGAACCAGTTGCTTGGCGGTCGTAAGGAGGCATATAATGTCAACCGCACGTTCAACATTGAGAACGAGATAAACAACTACCGTAACCAGTTGAAGGCGCAGAACATCATCGATGTCAACAACCACGAGTACACCTATGCCGAGGGTACCATCTACATTGACCTTGTCAACGAGTGCGAGAAGCTCGGTGACTATGTAGTCAACGTTGTTGAGGCTCGCATGGGCATGCGTCAGCGCGAAGCATAG
- a CDS encoding NAD-dependent epimerase/dehydratase family protein, giving the protein MKNILVIGSTGQIGSELTMSLRERYGNSHVVAGYIKGCEPKGMLAESGPSAVADVTDAEAIAEVVRQYNIDTIYNLAALLSVVAESKPRLAWHIGIDGLWNVLEVAREKHCAVFTPSSIGSFGLETPHDMTPQDTIQRPRTIYGVSKVTTELLSDWYFHKYGVDTRSVRFPGIISYMTPPGGGTTDYAVDIFYYAVRGEQFTCPIKAGTLMDMMYMPDALRAAMELMEANPDRLVHRNSFNVAAMSFDPEAIYHAIQEVKPEFRMVYEVDPLKQSIAESWPDKMDDSCARNEWDWHHDYDLPAMTRDMLQKLSMLRADACPCEPQQR; this is encoded by the coding sequence ATGAAAAATATACTTGTTATAGGCTCTACAGGGCAGATTGGCTCTGAACTAACAATGTCACTTCGAGAGCGCTATGGCAACAGTCATGTCGTGGCAGGCTATATAAAAGGCTGCGAGCCCAAAGGCATGTTAGCAGAGAGCGGACCATCAGCAGTGGCCGACGTGACCGATGCCGAAGCAATAGCAGAAGTCGTGCGCCAGTATAACATAGACACGATATACAACCTTGCCGCACTGCTGTCGGTAGTGGCTGAGTCAAAGCCACGACTGGCATGGCACATAGGCATAGACGGTCTGTGGAACGTGCTGGAGGTGGCTCGTGAAAAACACTGCGCAGTGTTCACGCCGAGCAGCATAGGCTCATTCGGACTGGAAACGCCCCACGACATGACTCCGCAGGACACTATTCAGCGTCCGCGCACCATCTACGGTGTGTCGAAGGTAACGACAGAGTTGCTCTCTGACTGGTACTTCCATAAGTATGGCGTTGACACTCGGTCGGTACGATTCCCTGGAATAATAAGCTATATGACTCCTCCTGGCGGCGGCACTACCGACTATGCCGTTGACATATTCTACTATGCTGTACGGGGGGAACAGTTCACCTGTCCGATAAAGGCTGGCACGCTGATGGACATGATGTATATGCCTGACGCGCTACGTGCAGCCATGGAACTGATGGAGGCAAATCCAGACCGTCTGGTACACCGCAACAGCTTCAACGTGGCTGCCATGAGCTTCGACCCAGAAGCAATATACCATGCCATACAGGAGGTGAAGCCTGAGTTCCGCATGGTATATGAGGTGGATCCGCTGAAACAATCGATAGCGGAGTCATGGCCCGACAAGATGGATGACTCCTGTGCCCGCAACGAGTGGGACTGGCATCACGACTACGACCTCCCAGCCATGACGCGCGACATGCTACAAAAATTATCTATGCTTCGCGCTGACGCATGCCCATGCGAGCCTCAACAACGTTGA